Genomic DNA from Chitinispirillales bacterium ANBcel5:
CCTATCCTTTTTTATCGTTTTAAATTAGACCTACTTCATTCACCCGGTAATATTTCGCCAATACTGTTATTCAAGAAAAATATTGTCACTATACACGATATCTATTTTCGTCACGACAAAAATCGGTTTACATTATTTAAAAAGGTCTATCTGTATCTGTTCACTCCCTTAACAGTTCGGTTCTGTCGTTCTGTTATCTGTGTATCCAGATATACTTATTTAGAAATTCTGAAATACTACAAAGTGGATCAAAGTAAGATAACGGTTATTGCTCAGGGATACTCTGTTGGATCAACTACATCGACTGCTATAAAGCCGGTTTTTAACAATTCGATCATCTCAAAACCATTTTTCCTTTTTGTTGGTACTATAGAACCAGGGAAAAACCTGGTCAACCTGATTAAAGCATTTAAATCGTTTCAATCGCAATATCAGTTGATTATTGCGGGGAAATTTGGTTGGAAGTATGAGGTTATTATAACTGCAGCCAATGAAGTCTCAGTGAAGGACGCCATTATTTTCACCGGGTATATCTCTGATTCCAATCTTACATGGCTTTATGATAATGCTAAAGCGTTAGTATTTCCCTCAATTTATGAGGGTTTTGGACTTCCTGTTATAGAAGCAATGTCCCGGGGGTGCCCGGTATGCTGTTCAGACACTTCATGCTTACCAGAAACAGCTGGAAATGCTGCTTTGTATTTCGATCCATTGAAACCTTCGGATATAAACGAAAAGATGAAAACCGTTTTGGATCCTGTAGTTAGAAAAGATTTAAAGAAAAAAGGTTATCTTAATGTAAAACGGTTTTCATGGGAGCATAGTGCCAGTGTTCTTTTGAATCATTATTTTGAAGTACTGAAGAATAGGTAAAATATGCAAATTGGAATAGACATTAAGACACTGCGCAACAAAAGGGCAGGGATTCAGAACTATGTAATTGAGCTGCTAGATAAACTTCAGAGTATAGATACACAGAATAATTACATCTTATACGAACCCAGTAAAACAGATTATACAATAAAAAACAGAAAATGGAAGCGGGTTCTGATTCGATCACGTTTACCTGGAACTCTGTGGATGCAATTTAGGCTTCCACGCAGGGTAAAAAAGGATAATGTGGATGTTTTATGGTGTCCTGAAGGGATTTCTCCTTTAAGAAAAATTAAGGGATGTAAAATAATTACAAGTATTCATGATTTTACCTTTATTCACTATCCACATACAATGCGTAAGTGGTCTTTTTTAATGTTAAAATTATTCTCCAGAAGAACGTTTTCTATTTCCGATATGATCACTACCAACTCCAATTTCACCAAAAGAGAGCTCTTTTCTTTATACAACCAAGTGATACTTCCCCCTGTTAGGACTGTTCCGTGCGGCTCTCCATACTGGAGTAAACCGGGAGATTACAGACCTGAAAAAAGATCCAATCACTTGCTTTTTGTGGGTAGCATTGAACCAAGAAAGAATATAGTTAAGCTTATAGAAGCGATGGAGAATTTGAAATCCAGGGGGCTGATTGTACCATTGCATATTATTGGCCTCAGGGGGTGGAAAAATTCAAGTGTTAAAGAAAAAATAATGCATAGTAGCTGCAGGGATACACTTATTTTAAAAGGATATCTGACTGAATCACAGTTGAAAGCAGAGTATCTCAACTGTAAGGCTTTCATTTTTCCAAGTATTTACGAAGGCTTTGGACTTCCTGTTCTTGAAGCCATTAGTCTGGATTGCTTGGTATTAACATCAAAAGACACTGTTATGCAAGAAGTAGCAAAAGAGCATGCTCTCTATTTTGATCCTAAAGATCCCCTTGACATAGCAAATGCCATTTGGAAAATCTATGAAGATCGCTTTGATCGGACAAAGTACCTAAAAAGGTCCAATAAATTGCTGAAAGAATATTCGTGGGATAATTCTGCTGAAAAGCTTTTACTACTATTCAAGTCTTGTTTAAGTAGGTGAATTCGATCTTAAGAGATCTCGATTTTTTTTCTCTGTTGAAAGTTCAAGAACTCTTTTTTGTGTATTTTAAATAAAGAAACATTTTCATTTCTGATCTCTTTGTAACGTTTTAAACCTCTAAAGGCATCAATGCGTGCCTTAAGATATAATCCGGGTTTACCCAGCTTTAGAAGAAACACTCTAATGACCCTTAGCTCCATTAGAAGAATAAACAATGAACGTTTTAACAGTAATTGGGTTGGATAATTTTTGTACAATAACCATATTCTGTTTCTTTCTCTGTAATAATATCTCAAAGCATTGATTTTTTTGAAACTGTAGCCCTCACGGTGGTAAACAACAGCTTCAGGATCATAAAGGCACTTCCAGCCATGTAAAAAAGCTCGAAGGCAAAAGTCAGTTTCTTCCATGTAAGCGAAAAAATCAGGATCAAAACCACCAAGTTGATCTATAAGGCTCTTTCTGATTATTGCGGATCCGCCATTAGCACTGATAACGTAACCCGGCTTGGATGTTAAAGTCATATTGCTATTAAAGGTGGTTTTAAAACCGTACGGCATTAAGCTTAGATCGGCTTTAATTGTATGGTACAATCCATCGATTTTTTCCCGGCAATAATAATTCATTTGACGGCAACTGATAACTCCAATACCTGGATTTTTCTCTAAAAATTTTATAGGGGAATTGAGCCAGTTTGGTTCTACTATCATGTCATTATTTAAGGTTACTACATACTTGCCTCTGGCATGCTGAAAACCTACATTGTTTCCAGCCGAATAGCCAAGATTGGTTGAGTTAACCACAAGGCGTATGTCTTTATATTGAGAAATGATCTCTACGGATTTATCTGTTGAGGCATTATCAACGATAATAATTTCGATAGCACAATATTCTGTTTTCCGTAAAGAGTCAATACACTCTTCCAACAGATCTTCGCCATTCCAGTTTAGGATAAGCAAAGAAACAAGCGGAAGGTTATTGGTAGAATTTTTTGGATATGAGGTCATTAATTTACCCCTCTACAAAGCAGCAGAAACATTTATTTATTACGATGAAATTTGAACCATAACAATAGTTTAAAAAAGTAAAAAAAATAGCTGAACCTAAGATTATTAAGAGAGCAAAAACGTTTGGCTTGTTTTATAAGTTTTTGATGAGTAGAAAGAAATCTGGGGATATTTCTTACCCTGAATAAAAACCATGATGGTGATTCTGACTCAGTAGATATTCCAATTACATTGTGAGAATGTACTCTGTATTTCATAAGTTTTTTATTAATCCCAAAAATTTTACCGCTGTAAGCTGCATTCAGCGATATCCACCAGTCATGTACTACTGCTTCAGGTGGAAAGGGTAATGTTTTAGTTAAAAGGGCACGGTTAAATAACATGTTACACCCAGGAGAAAAGTTTCTGAAAAAATTTATATAGAGATCTGAAATGCAGGTAATTTTTATGTTTTCTTTTTCCCAGAAAGAATTATAAATGACCTTTTCATTTGAATCTATTATTTGCAGGTCAGAAAAAAGTAGTATGGGTGTAGTTCTTTTAAGGTTATGAGCCCTGATGTGAAAATGAAGTGATTCAACCATTGACAGTATTTTGTTTTCATTCCAAATATCATCCTGATCACAAAGCATAATTAAATCAGAAGTACTGTTTTCAAGCAAACGTGAAAAACTGGATATGACACCCAAACGCTGATTGTTGGTTGGTATAATAATAACTTTTTTATTGTGCTTCGATTTAAATTCTTTGATTATCCTAACTGTTTTATCAGATGATTGGTCGTCTCGTATAAAAAGCCTCCAGTTTTTATACGATTGCCGTTCAATTGAACATAGCAAATCGGACAGGTAAAGCTGTCCATTATAAGTTGAAAGCAAAATGTCTACAGGGTCTTCAATCATTATGTCCAAAGAATCTTTTTTTAATGGTGATCAGTAAGGTTTTGCAGATAGGCATCAAATTTTTTTATTGATAGTTCCCAACTGAAGTTTTGTATGCTTCTGTAAGCTTCTTTTGAGTAGAGGACTCTTTTTTCTTTATTCGTAACTAAAATCTCAAGAGATCTATAGATGCTTTCAGCTGAGTTAATTTCTGCGTGGACTACATTTTTTCCATTACCAATTATTTCCATACACCCCACATTGGTAGCTACCAAAGCACACTGACAAGCCATAGCTTCAGGTGCGGTTAAACCCCATCCTTCTCCTCTGCTGGGGAAGAGGAATATATTGGCATCCTGATACAATTTAAGCACTGTTTTTTTGGGGGGATTTTTATAGTAATTAAAAGAAAAAGTACTCTTTGGAGGATCACAAAAACCAAAAAGCGTAATAACTACGTGTGGGAATGATGCTTTAATTTTGCTCAGGGCTTGAAGTGCTTCAGCACATCCTTTAACGTCAAGATCTTGATACATTAAAAGAATAGATGGAGGATCATATCTTTTTGCAGCAGGAGGTTTAAAGAATTTTAAATCTACTCCGTTGTGTATTTCCAGACTAACATTCCTTTTTGAGATAGATTCGACTTTTTTTGTGAGCCAGGGAGATATAGTAATCAAATTAAGAGGGAGTGAATAACTCTCTTTAATTTTGTCTACGAAACCATACCAGGTTTCATAGCCCTGAATAAAGTACGCTTTAATCATATTGCTGTTACTATTTATGCGGGCAACATCGTAAGATGTTGGCCATGCTGTTGCTACTAGAATATCACATTTGCTCAGGAACAATTTTCTGATAAGAATTACTGGTTTGACCTTAAATGGAGAGGTGAACCAGTTAATTTGAGTTTTATATCGGATGATATTTTTTATAAATACTTTTATTTGCCACAATGTACTACTCAGCCCCTTTATATTTGATAGTTCTTTGTAGGGTATCAGTGGATAATAT
This window encodes:
- a CDS encoding glycosyltransferase family 1 protein is translated as MDYKVGINALCYSTNRAGISNYIYNLLQQLSKQSHNVQFTVFLPQSAKKDYVKFDNCKMVFLPAKNILFRILLEQLFLPILFYRFKLDLLHSPGNISPILLFKKNIVTIHDIYFRHDKNRFTLFKKVYLYLFTPLTVRFCRSVICVSRYTYLEILKYYKVDQSKITVIAQGYSVGSTTSTAIKPVFNNSIISKPFFLFVGTIEPGKNLVNLIKAFKSFQSQYQLIIAGKFGWKYEVIITAANEVSVKDAIIFTGYISDSNLTWLYDNAKALVFPSIYEGFGLPVIEAMSRGCPVCCSDTSCLPETAGNAALYFDPLKPSDINEKMKTVLDPVVRKDLKKKGYLNVKRFSWEHSASVLLNHYFEVLKNR
- a CDS encoding glycosyltransferase family 1 protein, which translates into the protein MQIGIDIKTLRNKRAGIQNYVIELLDKLQSIDTQNNYILYEPSKTDYTIKNRKWKRVLIRSRLPGTLWMQFRLPRRVKKDNVDVLWCPEGISPLRKIKGCKIITSIHDFTFIHYPHTMRKWSFLMLKLFSRRTFSISDMITTNSNFTKRELFSLYNQVILPPVRTVPCGSPYWSKPGDYRPEKRSNHLLFVGSIEPRKNIVKLIEAMENLKSRGLIVPLHIIGLRGWKNSSVKEKIMHSSCRDTLILKGYLTESQLKAEYLNCKAFIFPSIYEGFGLPVLEAISLDCLVLTSKDTVMQEVAKEHALYFDPKDPLDIANAIWKIYEDRFDRTKYLKRSNKLLKEYSWDNSAEKLLLLFKSCLSR
- a CDS encoding glycosyltransferase family 2 protein, which translates into the protein MTSYPKNSTNNLPLVSLLILNWNGEDLLEECIDSLRKTEYCAIEIIIVDNASTDKSVEIISQYKDIRLVVNSTNLGYSAGNNVGFQHARGKYVVTLNNDMIVEPNWLNSPIKFLEKNPGIGVISCRQMNYYCREKIDGLYHTIKADLSLMPYGFKTTFNSNMTLTSKPGYVISANGGSAIIRKSLIDQLGGFDPDFFAYMEETDFCLRAFLHGWKCLYDPEAVVYHREGYSFKKINALRYYYRERNRIWLLYKNYPTQLLLKRSLFILLMELRVIRVFLLKLGKPGLYLKARIDAFRGLKRYKEIRNENVSLFKIHKKEFLNFQQRKKIEIS
- a CDS encoding glycosyltransferase family 2 protein; translated protein: MIEDPVDILLSTYNGQLYLSDLLCSIERQSYKNWRLFIRDDQSSDKTVRIIKEFKSKHNKKVIIIPTNNQRLGVISSFSRLLENSTSDLIMLCDQDDIWNENKILSMVESLHFHIRAHNLKRTTPILLFSDLQIIDSNEKVIYNSFWEKENIKITCISDLYINFFRNFSPGCNMLFNRALLTKTLPFPPEAVVHDWWISLNAAYSGKIFGINKKLMKYRVHSHNVIGISTESESPSWFLFRVRNIPRFLSTHQKLIKQAKRFCSLNNLRFSYFFYFFKLLLWFKFHRNK
- a CDS encoding glycosyltransferase family 4 protein; amino-acid sequence: MRKKLNIAFVLPFIDNCGGVAVVLEYCRGLQKLGYTVEVYYPLIPYKELSNIKGLSSTLWQIKVFIKNIIRYKTQINWFTSPFKVKPVILIRKLFLSKCDILVATAWPTSYDVARINSNSNMIKAYFIQGYETWYGFVDKIKESYSLPLNLITISPWLTKKVESISKRNVSLEIHNGVDLKFFKPPAAKRYDPPSILLMYQDLDVKGCAEALQALSKIKASFPHVVITLFGFCDPPKSTFSFNYYKNPPKKTVLKLYQDANIFLFPSRGEGWGLTAPEAMACQCALVATNVGCMEIIGNGKNVVHAEINSAESIYRSLEILVTNKEKRVLYSKEAYRSIQNFSWELSIKKFDAYLQNLTDHH